In a genomic window of Meleagris gallopavo isolate NT-WF06-2002-E0010 breed Aviagen turkey brand Nicholas breeding stock chromosome 1, Turkey_5.1, whole genome shotgun sequence:
- the LOC100542725 gene encoding ADP-ribosylation factor 5 — translation MGVGNGGVDKDEEEDERVSIAVGLDAAGKTTILYKLKLGEIVTTIPTIGFNVETVEYKNICFTVWDVGGQDKIRPLWRHYFQNTQGLIFVVDSNDRERVQESAEELQKMLQEDELRDAVLLVFANKQDMPNAMAVSELTDKLGLQALRSRTWYVQATCATQGTGLYDGLDWLSHELSKR, via the exons CGTGTCTCCATTGCAGTGGGGTTGGACGCTGCTGGCAAAACCACCATCCTGTACAAACTGAAGCTGGGAGAGATCGTCACCACCATCCCCACCATTG GGTTCAACGTGGAGACGGTGGAGTACAAGAACATCTGCTTCACGGTGTGGGATGTAGGAGGCCAGGACAAAATCCGGCCCCTCTGGCGGCACTACTTCCAGAACACACAG GGTCTCATCTTTGTGGTGGACAGCAATGACCGGGAGAGGGTGCAGGAGTCTGCGGAAGAGCTGCAGAAGATG CTGCAGGAGGACGAGCTGCGTGACGCCGTGCTGCTGGTGTTTGCCAACAAGCAGGACATGCCCAACGCCATGGCGGTGAGCGAGCTGACCGACAAGCTGGGGCTGCAGGCGCTGCGCAGCCGGACC TGGTACGTGCAGGCGACGTGTGCCACGCAGGGCACGGGGCTGTACGACGGGCTGGACTGGCTGTCACACGAGCTCTCCAAGCGCTAA